TTCCCAGTGACCCCATCGAACTTCCCCAGCGCGGCGATGCGCCCATCCTGTACATACACGTCGGCCGGGAACCTTCCCTGGGGCAGGGCGACTGTACCGCCTCGAATGACCAGGTCCACTTTCATCGGATCAGCTCCTTGTACGTCTCTGGCCGGCGTCCCCACACCACATGGGTGCTGGGAGCCATTTCCTTATACCTTGCCGTTACCCAGGCCACCTGGCCGGCGATAACCTGCTCCACATCCGGCAGAGCCGCCGCCAGGAAGGCGCCGGCGGGATTGACCAGCGCGGTGCCCTGCCCGAACGCCGCGCCCAACGCCAGATAGACCTTGCTTTCATCTGCCCGGGCGCGGGCCAGCAGACGCAGGGGCAGGTCTGTCCGGCCGGCCTGCCAGATGACCACATCCGCCCCGCCCAGCATCAGACAGCGCGGCACTTCGGGGAGCACGGCCTCTTGGTCCAGCATGAAGCCCAGCCGGCCAAAGCGCGTCTCGAACACCGACAGGGACTCGCCGGCGGCGTAGCCACTGCCATCGGTGTGCACCTTCCGGTACTTCCCGACCAGACTGCCCTTATCCCACAACATAGCAGTGCGGTAGCGTGCTCCGCCGGCATATTCCTCCACCACTCCTGCCAGGCCGCACCCCACTTGGGCGGAGATCTCCGCCAGGCGCGCCTGGAACAGGGCCGCCTTCTCCGGGTTCTCGGCCGCCTCCGCCGGCAGTTCCCCGGGAAGTATCACCAAGCGGGCATCCTGCCGCACGGCGGTATCGGTCAGCTCCGCGGCGTGCTGGAGATACGCCTCCATTGACCGGTCCGCATGCATCTGGACCAGCGCCACCCGCACGACGGTCTCCTCCGGTACCACCGCCTCTTTGAGGATCCGGGCGATGGGCAGGGAACCCGTCGGTGCGGCGATGAGTTCATACGCGCGCGGATGGCGCGCCGCCGGCAGGGCCGGCCCGCCGGCCAGCTCGATCTCACACTCGACAATCTCCTCCCGATCTGGGCTGGCCTGGGCATGTTTCTTGCCATCCGGCCCAATCACACAGCTCCCTCCGCAGTACAGCACCGAGCTGGCCTCCAGTCCCACTTTGTTCGCCACCAGGAGCCAGATGCCGTTTTCCATAGCCCGCGCCGGCAGCATGTACTCGAGTTGGGGATTGGATAACGTTGCCCTATCACCCCCGCCCGAGACCAGCGCAGTCACATCGACGATCATCTGTGCCCCGCGAAGGGCCATGACGCGAGCGATTTCGGGCATGCGGCCGTCGGCGCACACCATCAGCCCAATGCGACCCAGGGCGGTATCGAAGACCGGGTACGTAGTGCCGCCGGCGAACCAGCAACGGTCGAAATGCCACAGGAAGCTCTTGGCTGTCATCCCGATGATCTGGCCATCGGGCCCCCACAGCACGGCCGCATTACGGGGCATCTCGCCGGCCCCGCCGGGCTGAACGATGCCGGCGACGATATGTGCCCGATACTGGCGCGCCTTCTCGCCGAACAGCGCCACCAGCTCGGACCAGGGGCGCAGAGGGGCCTCCTGGTACTCCCGCAGGCCTCGCAGGTAGTACGCCGGATAGGTACTCTCCGGCAGTACGATAAGGTCCGGCCCCCTGCGCCCGGCCTCATCCACCATCTCCAGGGCATGGCGGAGACCTTCCTCCGCCTGTTCCAGATCGTTACACTGCAGTTGCAACAGCGCGATGCGCAAGATAACCTCCTTCGATTACCAGGCCGTCCAGCCGCCGTCGACGGGCAGGGTCACGCCGTGCACGAACCGCGCCG
The sequence above is a segment of the Anaerolineae bacterium genome. Coding sequences within it:
- a CDS encoding carbon-nitrogen hydrolase family protein → MRIALLQLQCNDLEQAEEGLRHALEMVDEAGRRGPDLIVLPESTYPAYYLRGLREYQEAPLRPWSELVALFGEKARQYRAHIVAGIVQPGGAGEMPRNAAVLWGPDGQIIGMTAKSFLWHFDRCWFAGGTTYPVFDTALGRIGLMVCADGRMPEIARVMALRGAQMIVDVTALVSGGGDRATLSNPQLEYMLPARAMENGIWLLVANKVGLEASSVLYCGGSCVIGPDGKKHAQASPDREEIVECEIELAGGPALPAARHPRAYELIAAPTGSLPIARILKEAVVPEETVVRVALVQMHADRSMEAYLQHAAELTDTAVRQDARLVILPGELPAEAAENPEKAALFQARLAEISAQVGCGLAGVVEEYAGGARYRTAMLWDKGSLVGKYRKVHTDGSGYAAGESLSVFETRFGRLGFMLDQEAVLPEVPRCLMLGGADVVIWQAGRTDLPLRLLARARADESKVYLALGAAFGQGTALVNPAGAFLAAALPDVEQVIAGQVAWVTARYKEMAPSTHVVWGRRPETYKELIR